One Urocitellus parryii isolate mUroPar1 chromosome 8, mUroPar1.hap1, whole genome shotgun sequence DNA window includes the following coding sequences:
- the Smim28 gene encoding small integral membrane protein 28 — protein sequence MRGLLSSSWRKFGHAGRGTYEWLTSEPSLPLLETQLQGTQKASSAQADVEPFLCILLPATVLLFLAFLLLFLYRRCQAPRAQGQVFSIDLPERPPAGAGPDFLPGLPWGSQQDIPYSPLRPGGTLLSVCLPPSYEEATRNPPGEEALDTDLRC from the exons ATGAGGGGATTGCTGAGCAGCAGCTGGAGGAAGTTTGGACACGCTGGCCGGGGGACATACGAGTGGCTAACCAGTGAACCAAGCCTGCCTCTTCTGGAAACCCAGCTGCAG GGCACCCAGAAGGCCAGCTCCGCCCAAGCCGACGTGGAGCCCTTCCTGTGCATCCTTCTCCCCGCCACcgtcctgctcttcctggccttTCTGCTGCTGTTTCTGTACCGCCGCTGCCAGGCCCCGCGGGCCCAGGGCCAGGTGTTCAGTATCGACCTCCCCGAGCGCCCTCCTGCGGGAGCCGGGCCCGACTTCCTGCCCGGCTTGCCCTGGGGCAGCCAGCAGGACATCCCCTACTCGCCCCTGCGTCCAGGAGGGACCCTCCTCTCCGTGTGCTTGCCACCCTCCTACGAAGAGGCCACCAGGAATCCTCCTGGGGAAGAGGCCCTGGACACGGATCTTCGGTGTTAA